GATGAAGCTACAATAAAAAAAGTTTGTACCGAGCATAAATTTGATGTAAAAAAATTCAAGATCGTACATGAAACGGATGAATGGAAAGCAACACAGAAAGCTGTTGAATTGATTAATGCCGGAGAAGGTGAAATTTTGATGAAAGGTCTTGTTACGAGCGACAAATATATGAGAGCAATCCTGAATAAGGAAAAAGGACTGATGCCAAATCCCAATGCTGTTTTAAGTCATGTATCCGTTGTTGAAAATCCGAATTATCCAAAACTTCTTATTGTTGCTGACGTTGCTATTATTCCTCTTCCCGACCTGAAACAAAAAATAGTGATGACAAATTACCTTATCGATACTGCTCATGCATTGGGTATTGATAATCCTAAAGTTGCTCTTCTTGCAGCCACAGAACAAATGTCATTAGGTATGCCTGCGTGTATTGAAGCAGCAATTATTGCTAAAATGGCCGATCGCGGACAAATAAAAGGAGCTATAGTTGACGGACCTCTTGCATTTGACGGATGTATCGACAGGGAAAGCTGTGAAATAAAGAAACTGAAAAGTCCTATCCAGGGTGATGCAGATTGTATACTGTTCCCAAATATTGAATCAGGAAATGTGTTCTTTAAAATGAACAACAAACTTTGTAAAGGTGAATTAGGAGCTGTTGTTTTTGGAGCAAAGGTACCCTGTGTTCTTACATCCAGGGGCGATAGCGAAATGACAAAACTTTACAGTATTGCATTAAGCGCGATGCTTGCAAAATAAATTTAATTTCTAAACCCGCTTATATTAAAATTCAATTCTTATGGAGCATTTGATCCTAGTGGTGAATCCCGGTTCTACTTCTACAAAGATTGCTGTTTACGAAGGTCGTAAACAGATTTTTCTGAAGAAAATCAGACATCTTCAGGAAATTTTGCAGCAGTTCGACATGATTGCCGACCAGTTTGAATTCCGTAAGA
The Bacteroidales bacterium genome window above contains:
- a CDS encoding phosphate acyltransferase; the protein is MSITKLAQMFDVLQSKTKKRLVAAYANDSHTIGAISGAIDKGIVEATLVGDEATIKKVCTEHKFDVKKFKIVHETDEWKATQKAVELINAGEGEILMKGLVTSDKYMRAILNKEKGLMPNPNAVLSHVSVVENPNYPKLLIVADVAIIPLPDLKQKIVMTNYLIDTAHALGIDNPKVALLAATEQMSLGMPACIEAAIIAKMADRGQIKGAIVDGPLAFDGCIDRESCEIKKLKSPIQGDADCILFPNIESGNVFFKMNNKLCKGELGAVVFGAKVPCVLTSRGDSEMTKLYSIALSAMLAK